In the genome of Tropicibacter oceani, one region contains:
- a CDS encoding DUF6552 family protein, whose protein sequence is MPSDAALPRAAPGRLVDVVKWGASVAQIGGYAATGLNWTPWNLPLFVIGILGWLAVGILWRDRALVLVHLVAFAALTIGYVTQ, encoded by the coding sequence GTGCCGTCTGATGCCGCCCTGCCCCGGGCCGCGCCCGGCCGTCTTGTCGATGTGGTCAAATGGGGCGCCTCGGTCGCGCAGATCGGTGGCTATGCCGCCACCGGACTGAACTGGACGCCCTGGAACCTGCCACTGTTCGTGATCGGCATCCTGGGCTGGCTGGCCGTCGGCATCCTGTGGCGCGACCGGGCGCTGGTGCTGGTGCATCTGGTCGCCTTTGCCGCCCTGACCATCGGCTATGTGACGCAGTAG
- a CDS encoding RDD family protein: MYSDSYSHLPDPQRQYAFYEGVTVKRGLAWVIDFIIVSAMLIPILIFTAFLAAFFIPLLFAVVSFIYRVLTIGSGSATWGMRMMAIEFRNAEGHRFDLSQAFLHTLGYTISLSVFPLQIISVVLMFMSERGQGLTDMVLGTVALNRRA, from the coding sequence ATGTACAGCGACAGCTATAGCCACCTGCCCGACCCCCAGCGCCAATACGCCTTTTACGAAGGCGTGACGGTGAAACGCGGCCTGGCATGGGTGATCGACTTCATCATCGTCAGCGCGATGCTGATCCCGATCCTGATCTTCACGGCCTTTTTGGCGGCCTTCTTCATTCCGCTGCTGTTCGCGGTGGTCAGCTTCATCTATCGCGTGCTGACCATCGGATCGGGGTCGGCGACCTGGGGCATGCGGATGATGGCGATAGAATTTCGCAATGCCGAAGGCCACCGCTTTGACCTGAGCCAGGCCTTCCTGCACACGCTGGGCTATACGATTTCGCTGTCGGTCTTTCCGCTGCAGATCATTTCGGTGGTGCTGATGTTCATGTCCGAACGCGGCCAGGGCCTGACCGACATGGTGCTGGGCACCGTCGCGCTGAACCGCCGCGCCTGA
- a CDS encoding YbaK/EbsC family protein, with amino-acid sequence MSKSLARVRQAIQDAGLTPDIREVGQARTAQEAADSVGVVLDQIVKSIIFRAETTSQAVLFLTAGGNKVCADKATALAGEPLGKADAALIRSQTGFAIGGVAPLGHLSPIRAWLDPRLMDFAQVWAAAGTPRHVFALDPRQLPPLTGAHLADFTVSGASEA; translated from the coding sequence ATGAGCAAGAGCCTTGCCCGCGTACGCCAAGCCATCCAGGACGCCGGACTGACCCCGGACATCCGCGAGGTCGGCCAGGCCCGCACCGCCCAGGAGGCCGCCGACAGCGTCGGGGTGGTGCTGGACCAGATCGTCAAATCCATCATCTTTCGCGCCGAGACCACCAGCCAGGCGGTCCTGTTCCTGACCGCCGGGGGCAACAAGGTCTGCGCCGACAAGGCCACCGCCCTGGCGGGCGAGCCTTTGGGCAAGGCCGACGCGGCGCTGATCCGCAGTCAGACCGGATTTGCCATCGGCGGCGTGGCGCCGCTGGGCCATCTGTCCCCGATCCGCGCCTGGCTGGACCCGCGCCTGATGGATTTCGCCCAGGTCTGGGCCGCCGCCGGAACGCCGCGCCATGTCTTTGCCCTGGACCCGCGCCAATTGCCGCCGCTGACCGGCGCACACCTGGCCGATTTCACGGTTTCGGGCGCTTCTGAGGCCTGA
- a CDS encoding TRAP transporter large permease: protein MLFGLDGVEIGLIIVFLTLFAAILSGFPVAFAIGGAGVISFGIIAALDSAGLLIHQAIDKDSAEYAALIASGANQEVISIFRNPDLPRIGVPVFPQGWEVAMDRNVSFIVNRINERVIAGQSIETLLAVLMFVLMGIVLERSKIANDLLTTMARVFGPLPGGLAVSIVVVGAFLAASTGIVGATVVTMGLLALPTMLRNNYSPELATGVIAASGTLGQIIPPSIVIVLLGTLAGDLYSAAQETRAVEAGCTDALTYLGEPAVVSVGTLFQAALLPGILLALLYAVYAFGFAMLNPSKAPAVAMGESTNEPVTRSEAFTWLLGAPVALIVGVMLLSQVNIVGSQDTRVSSFSDIGEAASLRTNVDATCKAAMIDLHGQEAWDTAVAEQQAIDAAGGATQSERLTPEQIEQARADKVAAAAPIGTGIAILAVMMGVILVFARGISPSSDPMPLIVGGLGIVLGLLVDIVAIKPLTSPGVTVILMAIPWALSLYGCYHAMIRLSKHDLLRVVFPPLVLIVAVLGSILGGITNPTPAAALGAAGAIMLAAYRKLKDEDRSPKVIIWSTLAVLIMILLGVNFDLRINADNVSFETWVAFFFAYAAYLYALFGLLFSCWVLYRSGVLTPAVRETAKVTSMVFTILIASQLLNLVVISFGGEHYIQDFLKSFDSEIKVFLIVMLVLFVLGFVLDFLEIIYIVVPIVGPVIYGGSFDPKWVTIMIAVNLQTSFLTPPFGFALFYLRGVAPKEVTTAHIYRGVIPFVLIQVLGLAILWYFPGIVTIVPDLMPN, encoded by the coding sequence ATGCTATTCGGACTAGATGGCGTCGAGATCGGCCTGATCATCGTCTTTCTCACGCTCTTTGCAGCGATCCTTTCGGGTTTCCCGGTGGCCTTTGCCATCGGGGGCGCGGGGGTCATTTCCTTCGGCATCATCGCCGCGCTCGACAGCGCGGGATTGCTGATCCACCAGGCCATCGACAAGGACAGCGCGGAATATGCGGCGCTGATCGCCTCGGGGGCCAACCAGGAAGTCATATCGATCTTCCGAAACCCGGACCTGCCAAGGATCGGGGTTCCGGTCTTCCCGCAGGGCTGGGAAGTCGCGATGGACCGCAACGTGTCCTTCATCGTCAACCGGATCAACGAACGCGTCATCGCGGGCCAGTCCATCGAAACGCTGCTGGCGGTTCTGATGTTCGTCCTGATGGGGATCGTCCTGGAACGGTCGAAGATCGCGAATGACCTGCTGACCACCATGGCGCGCGTCTTTGGCCCGCTGCCCGGCGGTCTGGCCGTGTCGATCGTCGTCGTTGGGGCCTTTCTGGCGGCGTCGACCGGGATCGTCGGGGCCACCGTGGTCACCATGGGTCTGCTGGCCCTGCCGACCATGCTGCGCAACAACTATTCGCCGGAACTGGCGACGGGTGTCATCGCGGCCTCGGGGACGCTGGGGCAGATCATTCCGCCCTCGATCGTGATCGTGCTTCTGGGCACGCTTGCGGGCGATCTGTATTCGGCCGCGCAGGAAACCCGCGCCGTCGAGGCAGGCTGTACCGACGCGTTGACCTACCTGGGCGAGCCGGCCGTGGTTTCGGTGGGCACCTTGTTCCAGGCGGCGCTGCTGCCCGGTATCCTGCTGGCGCTGCTTTATGCGGTCTATGCCTTTGGCTTTGCGATGCTGAACCCGTCCAAGGCCCCGGCCGTGGCCATGGGCGAAAGCACCAACGAACCGGTCACCCGCTCCGAAGCCTTTACCTGGCTGCTGGGCGCGCCGGTGGCGCTGATCGTTGGCGTGATGCTGCTGTCGCAGGTCAATATCGTGGGCAGTCAGGACACCCGTGTCTCCAGCTTCTCGGATATCGGCGAGGCGGCAAGCCTGCGCACCAATGTCGACGCGACCTGCAAGGCCGCGATGATCGACCTGCACGGCCAGGAGGCCTGGGACACGGCAGTTGCCGAACAGCAGGCCATCGACGCTGCGGGGGGCGCGACACAAAGTGAACGCCTGACACCCGAACAGATCGAACAGGCGCGCGCCGACAAGGTGGCCGCAGCTGCGCCCATCGGCACCGGCATTGCCATCCTTGCGGTGATGATGGGGGTGATCCTGGTCTTTGCCCGCGGGATTTCGCCCAGCTCGGACCCGATGCCGCTGATCGTTGGCGGACTGGGGATCGTTCTGGGGCTGCTGGTGGACATCGTCGCGATCAAGCCGCTGACCTCGCCCGGGGTCACGGTGATCCTGATGGCGATCCCATGGGCGCTGTCGCTGTACGGCTGCTATCATGCGATGATCCGCCTGTCCAAGCACGACCTGCTGCGCGTGGTCTTTCCGCCGCTTGTGCTTATCGTCGCCGTTCTGGGGTCGATCCTGGGCGGCATCACCAACCCGACGCCCGCTGCGGCGCTGGGGGCGGCAGGGGCCATCATGCTTGCAGCCTATCGCAAGCTGAAGGACGAGGACCGCAGCCCCAAGGTGATCATCTGGTCGACGCTGGCCGTGCTGATCATGATCCTGCTGGGCGTGAACTTTGACCTGCGCATCAATGCCGACAATGTCAGCTTTGAAACCTGGGTGGCCTTCTTCTTTGCCTATGCCGCCTATCTGTACGCGCTGTTCGGTCTGCTGTTCAGCTGCTGGGTTCTGTACCGGTCGGGGGTCCTGACCCCTGCGGTGCGCGAAACCGCCAAGGTGACAAGCATGGTCTTTACCATCCTGATCGCCTCGCAGCTGCTGAACCTTGTGGTGATTTCCTTTGGGGGCGAACATTACATCCAGGACTTCCTGAAAAGCTTTGACAGCGAGATCAAGGTTTTCCTGATCGTGATGCTGGTGCTGTTCGTGCTGGGGTTCGTGCTCGATTTCCTTGAAATCATCTACATCGTGGTGCCGATCGTGGGGCCGGTGATCTATGGCGGGTCCTTCGACCCCAAGTGGGTGACCATCATGATCGCGGTCAACCTTCAGACCTCGTTCCTGACGCCGCCCTTCGGCTTTGCGCTGTTCTACCTGCGCGGCGTGGCCCCCAAGGAGGTGACGACAGCGCATATCTATCGCGGTGTCATTCCCTTCGTGCTGATCCAGGTGCTGGGTCTGGCGATCCTGTGGTACTTCCCGGGGATCGTGACCATCGTGCCGGACCTGATGCCGAACTGA
- a CDS encoding LysR substrate-binding domain-containing protein, which produces MSKTDDLPPLNALRAFAAAGRHLTFRAAAGELGVTQGAVAQHVRALEARLELPLFERHPRGLTLTEAGRRYHAQLERAFRILTEATHDLRPGPQRVTISVTPSFAAKWLIPNMADFAAAHPTVDLRVMATETLSRFQADGVDIVVRYGVPPFGAALEDRQLFREGVIPVCSPRLLEQAVDLTGLSLLHDSTDLWPDYIEQVLGMARPKRLSGPRFSTISLALDAAMAGQGVALANRFMVARELASGRLVQAHDGALRTPQGYHALTPRENLKNPAVRAVFEWLSTCASGETQPATHA; this is translated from the coding sequence ATGTCAAAGACGGACGACCTGCCGCCGCTGAACGCCCTGCGCGCCTTTGCGGCCGCCGGGCGCCACCTGACCTTTCGCGCCGCCGCCGGGGAACTGGGCGTGACCCAGGGCGCGGTGGCCCAGCATGTGCGCGCGCTTGAGGCGCGGCTGGAGCTGCCGCTGTTCGAACGTCATCCGCGCGGGCTGACCCTGACCGAGGCCGGGCGGCGCTATCACGCGCAACTGGAACGCGCCTTTCGCATCCTGACCGAGGCGACGCATGATTTGCGCCCCGGCCCGCAGCGGGTGACGATTTCGGTCACGCCCAGTTTCGCGGCCAAGTGGCTGATCCCCAACATGGCCGATTTCGCCGCCGCCCATCCCACGGTTGACCTGCGCGTCATGGCGACCGAAACGTTGTCGCGCTTTCAGGCGGACGGGGTCGATATCGTGGTGCGGTATGGTGTGCCGCCCTTTGGTGCGGCGCTGGAGGACCGGCAATTGTTCCGCGAAGGGGTGATTCCCGTCTGCTCGCCCCGGCTGTTGGAACAGGCGGTGGACCTGACCGGGCTAAGCCTTTTGCATGATTCCACCGACCTGTGGCCCGATTATATCGAACAGGTGCTGGGCATGGCGCGGCCCAAACGCCTGTCGGGCCCGCGCTTCAGCACCATTTCACTGGCGCTGGACGCGGCGATGGCCGGGCAGGGGGTGGCGCTGGCCAACCGCTTCATGGTGGCGCGCGAATTGGCCAGCGGCCGGTTGGTCCAGGCGCATGACGGGGCGCTGCGCACGCCGCAGGGCTATCACGCGCTGACCCCGCGCGAGAACCTCAAGAATCCGGCGGTCCGGGCGGTCTTTGAATGGCTGTCCACATGCGCATCCGGCGAAACGCAGCCAGCAACGCACGCATGA
- a CDS encoding TRAP transporter substrate-binding protein, with amino-acid sequence MDRRSFLRTSTVGAGAAAAASTLAAPAYAQGKRTLTMVTSWPRGFAVLDDAASYLEKFVGEMSDGTLTIDKKAPGELVGALEVFDAVSSGQADMYHSADYYFIGQHPGYAYFTAVPFGGTAQEVSNWYYHGGGEELHDELGSIFNMKGLLAGNSGSQSGGWFRNEINSADDFNGLKFRMPGLGGKVLGKLGASVQNIPGGELYQALSSGALDGLEWVGPMADERAGFQEVAKVYYTAGFHEPGSALAANVNLDVWNELSDQHKSILRYGSMAVTQFQLAETLANNGAALARLQAQGVKTLQFSDDVWDAFGKASAEVMDENMGDELFAKIRASFEASLANSAAWIQKSDGYYVEQRVRVLGG; translated from the coding sequence ATGGATCGTCGTTCTTTCCTTCGCACCTCGACCGTTGGTGCAGGCGCTGCGGCCGCCGCGTCGACGCTGGCAGCCCCGGCATACGCCCAGGGCAAGCGGACCCTGACCATGGTCACCTCGTGGCCGCGCGGCTTTGCCGTTCTTGATGACGCGGCTTCCTACCTGGAAAAATTCGTCGGCGAGATGTCCGATGGCACCCTGACCATCGACAAGAAAGCCCCGGGCGAACTGGTGGGCGCGCTGGAAGTGTTTGACGCCGTGTCCTCGGGCCAGGCTGACATGTATCACTCGGCCGACTACTATTTCATCGGTCAGCACCCGGGTTACGCCTATTTCACCGCGGTTCCCTTTGGCGGCACCGCGCAGGAAGTCAGCAACTGGTACTACCACGGCGGCGGCGAAGAGCTGCACGACGAGCTGGGCTCGATCTTCAACATGAAGGGCCTGCTGGCCGGCAACTCGGGCTCGCAGTCCGGTGGCTGGTTCCGCAACGAAATCAACTCGGCTGACGATTTCAACGGTCTCAAGTTCCGCATGCCGGGCCTTGGCGGCAAGGTGCTGGGCAAGCTGGGCGCATCGGTCCAGAACATCCCCGGCGGCGAACTGTACCAGGCGCTGTCCTCGGGTGCGCTGGACGGTCTGGAGTGGGTTGGCCCGATGGCCGACGAACGCGCCGGCTTCCAGGAAGTGGCGAAGGTCTACTACACCGCCGGTTTCCACGAGCCGGGCTCGGCGCTGGCCGCCAACGTCAACCTGGACGTCTGGAACGAGCTGTCGGACCAGCACAAGTCGATCCTGCGCTATGGCTCGATGGCCGTGACCCAGTTCCAGCTGGCCGAAACCCTTGCCAACAACGGCGCCGCACTGGCCCGTCTGCAGGCGCAGGGCGTCAAGACGCTGCAGTTCTCGGACGACGTCTGGGATGCCTTCGGCAAGGCCTCGGCAGAGGTCATGGACGAGAACATGGGCGACGAGCTGTTCGCCAAGATCCGCGCGTCCTTCGAAGCCTCGCTGGCCAACTCGGCGGCCTGGATCCAGAAGTCGGACGGCTACTACGTCGAGCAGCGCGTTCGCGTGCTGGGCGGCTGA
- a CDS encoding TRAP transporter small permease subunit, with protein MEQEGTGGFLPALADGIVWVVQSILMAFYNLVYAITHPGLWLDFLSWNGTTEDKESVMRLVYYGGSTELFFVAIVVFLVIFGIGLWRNSFLWGTVRVLEGFANVVGRFAAWAGLLMVLQQVIIVFMQRIFTRPDISFGFGIPLQFDISWFAEELKLYNAMVVALCLTYTFVQGGHVRVDLVYSAVSYRTKRVIDMFGSLFFMIPMATMIWLYSWFFLWRHLIVPNPSASDQLDRLLNKARAMRWNVETIGFSPNGFTGYFLFKILMVALVGMIFIHAWAFFFRSFLEWKEGEESEGKYLDRDILEEGEEPYDHAEF; from the coding sequence ATGGAACAAGAGGGCACGGGCGGCTTTTTGCCAGCCTTGGCCGATGGGATCGTCTGGGTCGTCCAGTCCATCCTGATGGCGTTCTACAATCTGGTATATGCGATCACCCATCCGGGTCTTTGGCTGGACTTCCTGAGCTGGAACGGCACCACCGAAGACAAGGAATCGGTGATGCGCCTGGTCTACTACGGCGGCTCGACCGAGCTGTTCTTCGTGGCGATCGTGGTGTTCCTGGTGATTTTCGGCATTGGTCTGTGGCGCAATTCGTTCCTTTGGGGCACCGTTCGGGTGCTTGAAGGCTTTGCCAACGTCGTTGGCCGTTTTGCCGCCTGGGCGGGCCTTTTGATGGTGCTGCAACAGGTCATCATCGTCTTCATGCAGCGGATTTTCACCCGGCCCGACATTTCGTTCGGCTTTGGCATCCCGCTGCAGTTCGACATTTCCTGGTTCGCCGAGGAACTGAAACTGTACAACGCCATGGTCGTGGCCCTGTGCCTGACCTATACCTTTGTGCAGGGCGGCCACGTGCGCGTCGACCTGGTCTATTCCGCCGTCAGCTACCGTACCAAGCGGGTGATCGACATGTTCGGATCGCTGTTCTTCATGATCCCCATGGCGACGATGATCTGGCTGTATTCCTGGTTCTTCCTGTGGCGTCACCTGATCGTGCCGAACCCCTCGGCCTCGGACCAGCTGGACCGCCTGCTGAACAAGGCGCGCGCCATGCGCTGGAACGTGGAAACCATCGGGTTCAGCCCGAACGGCTTTACCGGCTACTTCCTGTTCAAGATCCTCATGGTCGCATTGGTCGGGATGATCTTCATCCACGCCTGGGCCTTCTTCTTCCGGTCCTTCCTGGAATGGAAAGAGGGCGAGGAATCCGAGGGCAAGTACCTGGACCGCGATATCCTTGAAGAGGGCGAAGAGCCCTATGACCACGCAGAATTCTGA
- a CDS encoding SDR family oxidoreductase yields the protein MTLEKVAIVTAGGSGMGADAARRLAADGFRLAILSSSGKGEALAKELGGFGVTGSNLDPEALKTLVDGAVQRWGRVDVLVNSAGHGPKGPVLEIPDEDWHRGMEVYLMNVIRPTRLVTPIMQAQGGGSIINISTFATFEPDPLFPTSGVFRAGLAAFAKLFADKYAAEGLRMNNVCPGFIDSLPETEDRRARIPMGRYGTTAEVSGLISLLASDEGGYITGQNLRIDGGLTRAV from the coding sequence ATGACCCTAGAAAAAGTGGCCATCGTCACCGCCGGCGGCAGCGGCATGGGCGCCGACGCGGCGCGCCGTCTGGCTGCGGACGGTTTCCGACTGGCGATCCTGTCGTCCTCGGGCAAGGGCGAAGCGCTGGCCAAAGAGCTGGGCGGCTTTGGCGTGACCGGGTCGAACCTGGACCCAGAGGCGTTGAAAACCCTGGTCGATGGCGCGGTGCAGCGCTGGGGCCGCGTCGATGTTCTGGTCAATTCCGCCGGGCATGGCCCCAAGGGCCCGGTGCTGGAGATCCCCGACGAGGACTGGCACCGCGGCATGGAGGTCTATTTGATGAACGTGATCCGCCCGACGCGGCTGGTCACGCCGATCATGCAGGCGCAGGGCGGCGGCAGCATCATCAACATCTCCACCTTTGCCACCTTTGAGCCCGATCCGCTGTTCCCCACCTCGGGGGTATTCCGCGCCGGTCTGGCCGCCTTTGCCAAGCTGTTTGCCGACAAATACGCCGCCGAAGGGCTGCGCATGAACAATGTCTGCCCCGGCTTCATCGACAGCCTGCCCGAAACCGAAGACCGCCGCGCGCGCATTCCCATGGGCCGCTATGGCACCACCGCCGAGGTGTCTGGCCTGATCTCGCTGCTGGCCTCGGACGAGGGCGGCTATATCACCGGGCAGAACCTGCGCATCGACGGAGGGCTGACCCGTGCCGTCTGA
- a CDS encoding DUF2852 domain-containing protein has product MTTATYTANLPAQSGWFSRAEAWLDQRGKGAWIAAMVLGFIFFWPVGLALLAYMIWSKRMFNKSCRTGHRSHRHAAFSAMKPSGNTAFDAYKAETLQRLQDEQEAFEAFLQRLRDAKDKTEFDQFMDDRQKRAEADQRETEDA; this is encoded by the coding sequence ATGACCACCGCCACCTATACCGCCAATCTGCCCGCCCAATCCGGCTGGTTTTCGCGGGCCGAGGCATGGCTTGATCAGCGCGGTAAAGGCGCGTGGATCGCAGCCATGGTTCTTGGGTTCATCTTCTTCTGGCCCGTCGGCCTTGCCCTTCTTGCCTACATGATCTGGAGCAAACGCATGTTCAACAAATCCTGCCGCACCGGCCACCGCAGCCACCGTCACGCCGCCTTTTCGGCGATGAAGCCCAGCGGCAATACCGCCTTTGACGCCTACAAGGCCGAAACCCTGCAGCGCCTTCAGGACGAACAGGAAGCCTTTGAAGCCTTCCTTCAGCGCCTGCGCGATGCCAAGGACAAGACCGAGTTCGACCAGTTCATGGACGATCGTCAAAAGCGCGCCGAAGCCGATCAGCGCGAAACCGAAGACGCCTGA
- a CDS encoding arginyltransferase, producing the protein MRHSLPIAPQFYVTAPQPCPYLPGRMERKLFTALQGDGAQKLNDSLSRQGFRRSQNVLYRPSCSDCAACLSARIDVRRFTASRSQRRTLKKNAHLTRRATSPWATEDQYDLFRRYLDARHADGGMADMDVFEFAAMVEETPIRSRVIEYVDSTTDLLSAVCLTDMLEDGLSMVYSFYEPGLQKSSLGTWMILDHIEIAREAGLPYVYLGYWVPGSDKMGYKAQFDAVEIYRGGQWQPLDVTDDFEAESHPLSTDPIAEQVANISFPDTRA; encoded by the coding sequence ATGCGCCACTCTCTTCCCATCGCACCGCAGTTTTACGTGACCGCCCCCCAGCCTTGCCCCTATCTGCCGGGCCGGATGGAGCGCAAGCTGTTCACCGCATTGCAAGGCGACGGCGCGCAAAAGCTGAACGACAGCCTGTCGCGGCAAGGGTTCCGCCGGTCGCAGAACGTGCTGTACCGCCCGTCCTGCAGCGATTGCGCCGCCTGCCTGTCGGCGCGCATCGACGTGCGCCGCTTTACCGCCTCGCGCAGCCAGCGCCGCACCCTGAAAAAGAACGCCCATCTGACCCGCCGCGCCACCAGCCCCTGGGCGACCGAGGACCAGTACGACCTGTTCCGGCGCTACCTGGATGCGCGCCACGCCGATGGCGGCATGGCGGACATGGATGTGTTTGAATTCGCCGCGATGGTCGAGGAAACCCCGATCCGCAGCCGGGTGATCGAATATGTCGACAGCACCACGGACCTGCTCAGCGCTGTCTGCCTGACCGACATGCTCGAAGACGGGCTGTCGATGGTCTATTCCTTCTATGAACCGGGCTTGCAGAAATCCTCGCTTGGGACATGGATGATCCTCGATCACATCGAAATCGCCCGCGAGGCCGGCCTGCCCTATGTCTATCTGGGCTATTGGGTGCCGGGATCGGACAAGATGGGCTACAAGGCCCAGTTCGACGCGGTCGAGATCTATCGCGGCGGCCAGTGGCAACCGCTGGATGTGACCGATGATTTCGAAGCGGAAAGCCACCCGCTGTCGACCGATCCGATCGCCGAGCAGGTGGCCAATATTTCCTTTCCCGACACGCGGGCGTGA